GGTCGGGGAGGGTGTACTGACCCATGGATCGGGGCTCCTGGTCCGTGCGGTGATGGACTGTCCGGCGTGTTCGGACCACACTATTGCGTACAAGTTGCAATTGCATCGCTATGGCAGCAGAGTGTTCCGCGGGGTGGGTCGGGCCTGTCAGCCTCCCCGCCGAGATCGTCCCGGATGCGCCCTGGCGTGGATCGGGTCCCTCCGTACGAGCTGATCGTCTTCCCAACCGGCGCCCGCCGGGACGTCCGGCCCGCCCACCCCCTACCCGCCCACGCCGTGCTCGCCCACGCCGTTGCCCGCCCACGCCGTGCTCGCCCGCGCCGTGCCCTCCGGGGCCGGGGCCGGGGCCGGTGCCGCGTCCCCGTCCCGCCCGGCGCCGCCGCCCCGCCCCCGCCGCCCCGGCCCCGGCGCTGCTCCGATGGACGCGGATTAGCCCGGCCGACTGATTGGCGGCGTCCCTCCGGACGTGGCGTGAGCGGGCTCGCCGAGCCTGTCGGAGGGTCGGCGCCGGATCTCCATCACGGCGATGAGCTGCGGAAACATTGACCGGCCGAGAGCCGGGAGCGGCCGGTGGAGCGCCGCGCCGGCAGGTTCGTCCAGGGCGTGGCCCGCATACGCTCGCGAGTGTGTTCAACGTGCCCCAGGCCCTGAAGCGTCTCGTGATCGGCAGGGCCATGCGCAGCGAGGAGTTGGGGGAGACCCTGCTTCCGAAGCGGCTGGCTTTGCCGATCTTCGCGTCCGATCCGCTGTCCTCGGTGGCGTATGCCACTCAGGAGATCCTGTTGGTGCTCACCGTCGGTGGTACGGCGTTCCTGTACCTGACGCCGTGGGTGGCGGCGGGTGTGGTCGCGTTGATGGCGGTGGTGGTGATGTCGTACCGCCAGGTGGTGCACGCCTACCCGAGCGGCGGCGGTTCGTACGAGGTGGTGTCGACGAACCTCGGTGCGCGGTCGGGTCTGGTGGTGGCCGCGTCGCTGCTGGTCGACTACGTCATGACGGTCGCGGTGTCGGTGGCCTCCGGCGTCGACAACATCATCTCGGCGCTGCCCGGCCTCGCCGACCACCGGGTGCTCATGGCGGTCGGCTTCGTCGCCCTGCTCGCCGCCGTCAACCTGCGCGGCGTACGGGAGTCCGGCAACGCCTTCGCCGCGCCCACCTACCTGTTCATCGCGGGCATCGTGCTGATGGTGGCCACCGGGCTGGTGCGGACCGCCTTCGGCCACACCCCGGTCGCCTCCAGCGCGGCGTACGGCATCGTCCCGGTGGACGGCAAGGACACGCTGGCGGGCCTGGGGCTGCTGCTGCTCGGCCTGCGGGCCTTCGCCTCCGGCTGCACGGCGCTGACGGGTGTCGAGGCGATCTCCAACGGCGTGCCGGCCTTCCGCCGGCCCAAGTCGAGGAACGCCGCCACCACGATGGCCGTGATGGGCCTGACCGCCGTGGTGATGTTCGTCGGCATCACCGCACTGGCGCTGATCACGAAGATCCACATCACCGACGACGCCTGCCGGCTGACCGGCTTCCCCGGGGACTGCCACACCGCGCCGCAGCAGACCGTGATCGCCCAACTGGCCGCCGCCATCTTCGGCGGGGACCACAGCGTCCTCTTCTACTACATCCAGACGGTCACCGCGCTGGTGCTGATCCTGGCGGCGAACACCGCGTTCAACGGGTTCCCGCTGCTCGCCTCGATCCTGGCCGAGCACCGCTACCTGCCCCGGCAGCTGCACACCCGCGGCGACCGGCTCGCGTACTCCAACGGCATCATCGCGCTGGCCGTGGTCGCGGGCGGCCTGCTCTGGCTCTACGGCGCGAACGTCACCAGCCTGATCCACCTCTACATCCTGGGCGTCTTCACCTCCTTCACGCTCTCCCAGATCGGCATGGTCAAGCACTGGAACGGCCTGCTGGCGAACGAGACCGACGCCTCGGTACGGCACGCGGCCCACCGCTCCCGCGTGATCAACGGCTTCGGCGCGGTGACCACCGCCCTGGTACTGGTGATCGTGCTGCTCACCAAGTTCACCCAGGGCGCCTGGCTGGCGGTGCTGGCGGCGATCGTGCTGTTCGCGATGATGCGCGGCATCCGGCGGCACTACGACGGGGTGGCCGAGGAGTTGGCGGTGGACGACCCGCACGCCGAGTCGGTACGGCCCTCCAGGGTGCACGGCGTCGTGCTGGTCTCCAAGGTCCACAAACCGACGCTGCGGGCCCTGGGCTACGCCCAGGCGTTCCGGCCGGACT
The sequence above is drawn from the Kitasatospora sp. NBC_00315 genome and encodes:
- a CDS encoding APC family permease, producing MRSEELGETLLPKRLALPIFASDPLSSVAYATQEILLVLTVGGTAFLYLTPWVAAGVVALMAVVVMSYRQVVHAYPSGGGSYEVVSTNLGARSGLVVAASLLVDYVMTVAVSVASGVDNIISALPGLADHRVLMAVGFVALLAAVNLRGVRESGNAFAAPTYLFIAGIVLMVATGLVRTAFGHTPVASSAAYGIVPVDGKDTLAGLGLLLLGLRAFASGCTALTGVEAISNGVPAFRRPKSRNAATTMAVMGLTAVVMFVGITALALITKIHITDDACRLTGFPGDCHTAPQQTVIAQLAAAIFGGDHSVLFYYIQTVTALVLILAANTAFNGFPLLASILAEHRYLPRQLHTRGDRLAYSNGIIALAVVAGGLLWLYGANVTSLIHLYILGVFTSFTLSQIGMVKHWNGLLANETDASVRHAAHRSRVINGFGAVTTALVLVIVLLTKFTQGAWLAVLAAIVLFAMMRGIRRHYDGVAEELAVDDPHAESVRPSRVHGVVLVSKVHKPTLRALGYAQAFRPDSLEALTVEVEKEATEELERQWESLGVQVPLKVLDSPYREIAKPVVGYVREYRRTNPRDAVAVFIPEYVVGHWWEHVLHNQSALWLKSRLLFTPGVMVISVPWQLSSSSRADHPARRAPGAVRRGEPTARSEHEKLPAPENVRRS